The Candidatus Bathyarchaeia archaeon genome contains a region encoding:
- a CDS encoding Snf7 family protein, whose amino-acid sequence MSERFSKRWDERRDEQPLTERIKEAVRPPGPLKPRLDMAIRRIELQIQKLDQASERFSQRDKSIFARIVDAYTKHDMARANVFANELAEIRKMEKMIMQARLALEQIVLRLRTVSELGDVVSTLGPAVSVLRAVKTGMANIFPEAERELGLIGNLLSGIIVEAGQSTGLSINFEAANEDAQKILTEAAAVAEQRIKEKFPELPAGIPQMPLPEKSSTETS is encoded by the coding sequence TTGTCAGAAAGGTTTAGTAAACGATGGGATGAGAGACGCGATGAGCAACCACTGACAGAACGCATAAAGGAAGCTGTTAGGCCGCCGGGCCCATTGAAGCCAAGGCTTGACATGGCTATCCGCCGCATAGAACTCCAGATCCAGAAGCTGGATCAGGCCAGTGAGAGGTTTAGCCAGAGAGACAAGTCCATATTTGCTAGAATCGTTGACGCCTATACAAAGCATGACATGGCGCGGGCCAACGTTTTCGCCAACGAACTCGCCGAAATAAGGAAAATGGAAAAGATGATAATGCAGGCTAGACTTGCCCTTGAACAAATTGTCTTAAGGTTACGAACTGTATCAGAGCTTGGAGATGTTGTTTCAACTCTCGGTCCAGCGGTCAGCGTGCTCAGAGCCGTAAAAACTGGAATGGCTAACATTTTCCCAGAAGCCGAGAGGGAGCTGGGGCTTATAGGCAACTTGCTCAGCGGAATAATAGTGGAAGCTGGGCAAAGCACAGGATTATCCATAAACTTTGAGGCAGCCAATGAGGACGCCCAGAAAATCCTCACAGAGGCAGCTGCTGTTGCCGAACAGAGGATCAAGGAGAAGTTCCCAGAGCTTCCAGCAGGGATACCGCAAATGCCTCTGCCAGAGAAATCCTCAACAGAAACATCCTAG
- a CDS encoding CdvA-like protein, translating into MAHDSNIFLSLGKPVRDEYGRLIGEVVSFAVKPNGEVEHVYLRRSDGNFAKYPAANITFNGSDVIYISNIKTETNIFCNQIPLLWRKDQALKELYEKKKISPEVYEDLHNSFEGALNQLKTEAQALLERIDREIERCNKEIKELNYALVHLEVEHEIGEIDEPSYHTAFVSLQECLKRVSLEKTDLEGLRSKLSNILLGETVSAKETIEAPTPVPTSLPEPPVIVYVKEAGESSL; encoded by the coding sequence ATGGCCCATGACTCCAATATTTTTTTATCCCTTGGGAAACCAGTCAGAGATGAGTACGGACGCTTAATTGGAGAAGTTGTCTCCTTCGCTGTAAAGCCAAACGGCGAAGTTGAACATGTCTATCTGAGACGAAGCGACGGAAACTTCGCCAAGTACCCAGCTGCAAATATAACCTTCAATGGCTCAGATGTCATATACATTTCCAACATAAAAACTGAAACAAACATATTTTGCAATCAAATCCCGCTGCTGTGGCGTAAAGATCAGGCCCTAAAAGAGCTTTACGAGAAAAAGAAGATATCGCCAGAGGTCTACGAAGACCTGCACAACAGCTTTGAAGGCGCCCTAAACCAGCTGAAAACAGAAGCCCAAGCTCTCCTGGAAAGAATCGATAGGGAGATTGAAAGATGCAACAAAGAGATCAAGGAGCTTAACTACGCCCTAGTCCATTTGGAAGTGGAGCATGAAATAGGAGAGATAGACGAGCCCTCTTATCACACCGCATTTGTATCCCTTCAAGAATGCCTAAAGCGGGTTAGCCTGGAGAAGACAGACCTTGAAGGTTTAAGGAGCAAGCTCTCCAACATCCTCTTGGGCGAAACTGTCTCGGCAAAAGAAACCATTGAAGCTCCGACTCCTGTCCCCACAAGCCTTCCAGAGCCCCCTGTCATAGTTTACGTGAAGGAAGCGGGCGAATCAAGCCTCTAA
- a CDS encoding Snf7 family protein codes for MYKLRIQQQKVVQASLRLKERDKILFQTCVNALRANNRERAAICANELAEVRKLINFLQQVELALERVILRLETVRELSDIIIDLKPVLRTLKSVSRQLSEILPEVSSEINEINNVIGETIYSTKISSDEVIIPVDKVTPAGEQILNEVTSFLESKIAERLPEPPATQETPQIEQARAEIKQMVALAASCSQTVGGETVEGDGCRSENLISFRKAEIQEISLRVGKPSLEEALLEYVRRSGGEIDLIRCSHDLGASYEEVEKALQSLGAKGKVKIEVRR; via the coding sequence GTGTATAAGCTCAGAATTCAACAGCAGAAAGTTGTTCAGGCATCATTAAGGCTCAAGGAAAGGGACAAAATTCTCTTTCAGACCTGTGTAAACGCCTTAAGGGCTAACAACCGTGAAAGGGCCGCTATATGTGCCAACGAGCTGGCTGAAGTCCGCAAACTGATAAACTTTCTACAGCAGGTGGAGCTCGCCCTTGAAAGGGTTATCCTCCGCCTCGAAACGGTTAGGGAGCTAAGCGACATAATCATAGATTTAAAACCCGTCCTAAGAACCCTCAAGAGCGTTTCAAGACAGCTTTCCGAAATACTACCCGAAGTCTCCTCCGAGATAAATGAAATCAACAATGTTATAGGCGAAACAATCTATTCAACAAAGATATCCTCCGACGAAGTCATAATCCCCGTGGACAAGGTTACACCCGCCGGAGAGCAAATACTAAACGAGGTTACAAGTTTCCTCGAAAGCAAAATTGCGGAGAGGCTTCCCGAACCGCCTGCTACGCAGGAAACACCCCAGATTGAACAGGCTAGAGCTGAAATCAAACAAATGGTGGCTTTGGCCGCCTCCTGCTCTCAGACGGTTGGCGGCGAAACCGTTGAGGGAGATGGTTGCCGCTCTGAAAACCTAATCTCCTTTAGGAAGGCTGAGATTCAGGAGATCAGCCTTAGGGTTGGAAAGCCCTCGCTTGAAGAGGCTCTGCTGGAGTATGTCAGGCGGAGCGGCGGCGAAATAGATTTGATCCGCTGCTCCCACGACTTGGGCGCCTCTTATGAAGAAGTTGAGAAGGCCCTGCAGAGTTTGGGGGCTAAGGGTAAAGTGAAGATTGAGGTTAGAAGGTGA
- a CDS encoding AAA family ATPase — MEASQELERAATNYALEAVRLDKQGAKGMAITMYQKAIETLLKLVQLYPDYSLNKVYIQRAIAYQERIKVLQGAVAPVEPQAEPKGVEGAKQGEAKKASYEDLIIKEKPNVRWDEVIGLDAAKRAIKEAIIYPVQRPDLFPLGWPRGILLFGPPGCGKTLLAAAAATEIDAVFISVDAASIMSKWLGEAEQNVARLFESARKYALEDKKPAIIFIDELDSLMGKHSNEVGGEVRVRNQFLKEMDGIIDKGKNLHVYVIGATNKPWDLDWPFIRRFQKRILVPLPDFHARLMMFKHYTSHLTLAPDVDLHELARLSEGFSGSDIKDVCQAAHLKVIGEFFESGQAANKLAKPRPLTMNDFRQILEERKPSVSLDMLALYNRWFEAFKAL, encoded by the coding sequence ATGGAAGCCTCCCAGGAACTTGAAAGGGCGGCCACCAACTATGCCCTAGAGGCTGTTCGCCTTGACAAGCAAGGCGCCAAGGGCATGGCTATAACCATGTATCAGAAGGCTATAGAAACGCTGTTGAAGCTTGTCCAACTCTACCCAGACTACAGCCTAAACAAGGTTTACATTCAAAGGGCCATCGCCTACCAGGAAAGAATTAAAGTGCTGCAGGGAGCTGTTGCTCCTGTAGAGCCGCAGGCGGAACCTAAAGGCGTTGAGGGTGCCAAACAGGGTGAAGCCAAAAAGGCAAGCTATGAAGACCTAATCATAAAGGAGAAGCCGAACGTCCGCTGGGATGAAGTTATAGGCTTAGATGCTGCAAAAAGGGCAATCAAGGAGGCAATAATCTACCCGGTTCAGAGGCCAGACCTATTTCCTCTGGGCTGGCCTAGGGGTATACTCCTTTTCGGCCCACCGGGCTGTGGGAAAACCCTATTGGCAGCCGCGGCTGCCACGGAGATTGACGCCGTTTTCATTTCTGTGGACGCGGCTTCTATAATGTCTAAGTGGCTGGGTGAGGCGGAGCAGAATGTTGCTAGGCTTTTCGAGTCTGCACGGAAATATGCTTTAGAAGACAAGAAGCCAGCCATCATTTTCATTGATGAGCTGGATTCCCTCATGGGGAAGCATTCCAACGAGGTTGGCGGTGAAGTTCGAGTGCGAAACCAGTTCTTGAAGGAGATGGACGGCATAATTGATAAGGGCAAGAACCTCCACGTCTATGTTATCGGTGCCACTAACAAGCCATGGGACTTAGACTGGCCATTCATTCGACGTTTCCAAAAGCGAATCCTCGTGCCACTGCCGGATTTCCATGCCCGCTTAATGATGTTTAAGCATTACACGAGCCACTTAACTCTAGCACCGGACGTAGATTTACATGAGTTGGCAAGGCTTTCTGAGGGCTTCTCCGGGAGCGACATAAAAGATGTCTGCCAGGCAGCTCACCTAAAGGTTATAGGGGAGTTCTTCGAGTCTGGACAAGCCGCCAACAAGCTTGCCAAGCCGAGACCCTTAACGATGAATGATTTTAGGCAAATCTTGGAAGAGCGGAAGCCCAGTGTCTCCCTTGACATGCTTGCCCTCTATAACCGTTGGTTCGAAGCCTTCAAAGCCCTCTAG